The Phoenix dactylifera cultivar Barhee BC4 chromosome 9, palm_55x_up_171113_PBpolish2nd_filt_p, whole genome shotgun sequence genome window below encodes:
- the LOC103713110 gene encoding UDP-sugar pyrophosphorylase: MASTAEKLSGLSISDDCASCPNLQKNLGILSPDEVELAKTLLHEGQSHLFDHWPDLGVDDDKKKGFLKQVALLNSSYPGGLVQYIQNARKLLADSKAGKNPYDGFTPSVPSGEVLTFGDDSFTMLEDAGVREVHKAAFVLVAGGLGERLGYKGIKLALPSEITTGRCFLQHYIESILALQEASCRLAQGQCQAEIPLVIMTSDDTHAPTVKLLESNSHFGMKPSQVKLLKQEKVACLDDNDARLALDLNDKYKIQTKPHGHGDVHALLYSSGLLNEWQNAGRKWVLFFQDTNGLLFKAIPAALGVSSTKGYHVNSLAVPRKAKEAIGGITKLTHTDGRTMVINVEYNQLDPLLRATGHADGDVNCETGFSPFPGNINQLILELGPYTEELTKTRGAIAEFVNPKYKDSSKTAFKSSTRLECMMQDYPKTLAPSAKVGFTVIDTWLGYAPVKNNPEEAAKVPKGNPYHSATSGEMAIYRANSLILRKAGIQIADPMIDAFNGQEVEVWPRITWSPKWALTYADVKRKVSEGSSISQKSTMVINGQNVFLDGLSLDGTLVVNAVDEAEVKVTGRIQNNGWALKHVDYKDSSIPEEIRIRGFKIDKVEQLEMSYSEPGKFCCSS, encoded by the exons GTTGAACTTGCAAAAACGTTGTTGCATGAGGGACAGAGTCATCTTTTTGATCATTGGCCAGACCTAGGTGtcgatgatgacaaaaagaagGGTTTCCTCAAACAG GTTGCTCTTCTTAATTCAAGTTATCCTGGTGGTTTGGTACAATATATTCAAAATGCAAGAAAGCTACTAGCAGATTCAAAGGCTGGGAAAAATCCATATGATGGTTTCACTCCTTCT GTTCCTTCGGGAGAGGTCCTTACATTTGGTGATGACAGCTTTACCATGTTGGAAGATGCTGGTGTTAGAGAGGTTCACAAGGCTGCATTTGTCCTGGTTGCAGGTGGGCTAGGGGAACGCCTTGGATACAAAGGAATAAAG TTGGCTCTTCCTTCAGAAATTACTACAGGCCGATGCTTTCTCCAACATTATATAGAGTCTATTCTGGCTCTACAGGAGGCTAGTTGTAGATTGGCACAAG GTCAATGTCAAGCTGAGATTCCTTTGGTGATAATGACATCAGATGACACTCATGCACCAACTGTAAAGCTTTTGGAATCAAATTCTCATTTTGGAATGAAGCCTTCACAAGTGAAACTTCTTAAACAG GAAAAAGTGGCATGCTTAGATGATAATGATGCAAGGCTTGCATTAGATCTAAATGACAAATACAAAATTCAG ACAAAGCCTCATGGGCATGGCGATGTACATGCACTTCTTTATTCCAGTGGTCTACTTAATGAATG GCAGAATGCAGGTCGAAAATGGGTTTTGTTTTTCCAGGACACCAATGGATTACTCTTTAAg GCAATACCAGCTGCATTGGGTGTAAGTTCCACCAAGGGGTACCATGTTAATTCTCTTGCTGTTCCTCGGAAAGCAAAAGAAGCTATTGGAGGAATAACCAAGCTTACTCATACCGATG GAAGGACCATGGTTATCAATGTGGAGTACAATCAACTTGACCCATTACTCCGAGCAACTGGGCATGCTGATGGAGATGTGAATTGCGAAACAGGATTTTCTCCCTTCCCTGGGAACATAAATCAG TTGATTTTGGAACTTGGACCGTACACCGAGGAGCTTACAAAAACACGAGGTGCCATTGCAGAGTTTGTTAACCCTAA ATACAAGGATTCTAGCAAGACAGCATTTAAATCCTCAACTCGATTGGAATGTATGATGCAAGATTATCCAAAAACCCTAGCACCATCAGCAAAAGTTGGATTTACA GTAATAGATACATGGCTTGGATATGCACCTGTGAAGAATAACCCTGAAGAGGCTGCTAAG GTACCGAAGGGAAATCCATACCACAGTGCAACTTCTGGAGAAATGGCTATATATAGGGCAAATAGCCTCATTTTGAGAAAG GCTGGCATTCAGATAGCGGACCCTATGATTGATGCATTCAATGGACAAGAGGTGGAAGTTTGGCCACGCATTACATGGAGCCCTAAGTGGGCATTAACATATGCAGATGTGAAGAGAAAGGTTAGCGAGGGAAGCTCTATATCCCAGAAATCTACCATGGTCATCAATGGCCAAAATGTCTTCCTTGATGGTCTCTCTTTGGATGGTACTCTTGTTGTGAATGCCGTTGATGAAGCTGAG GTGAAAGTTACTGGCCGTATTCAAAACAATGGCTGGGCGCTCAAGCATGTCGATTACAAGGACAGCTCCATTCCTGAGGAAATACGGATTAGAGGTTTTAAAATCGACAAGGTTGAACAGCTAGAGATGAGCTACAGCGAGCCAGGGAAGTTCTGCTGCAGTTCATGA